The following are from one region of the Rhodothermus sp. genome:
- a CDS encoding tetratricopeptide repeat protein has product MSFFDFGFDDADDALDPSHIEQLVAAYEAQGASAYFDSDALEEIATYYYEHGRFEEALGVIDHLLTLHPAASDAWMRRGILLSHLGRHEEALEAYERALTLNPTDSETLVNLGITLDNLGRFEDALAAYERALQIDPLNDEIFYNRGITLERMDRLEEAVEALEEAARLNPDHPEVWYELGYCYDRLGDDERSLACYDRHLELDPYSADAWYNRGIVLNRMGRYREAVESYDYAIAIQDDFGSAYYNRGNALTNLGDLRGAIESYQKVLEIEGGDAPTFYNIALAYEELQEYETAIRYFQHALEEDPAYAEAWYGLGYCYDALERFEEAVACMERAVTLKPESSEFWYAKADCEYNARRLQDALESYRRVIELDPQNRDAWLDYAETLLEAGYAEEALAAYRKALTLNPDARAYIRQARALLALGRSEEGLRSLKMALRLDPSAQDELPDLYRDASIRRQLGLDG; this is encoded by the coding sequence ATGAGCTTCTTCGATTTTGGTTTCGACGATGCCGATGACGCACTGGACCCCAGCCACATCGAACAACTGGTAGCGGCTTACGAAGCGCAGGGGGCCTCGGCATATTTCGATTCGGACGCCCTGGAAGAAATTGCTACGTATTACTACGAGCACGGCCGTTTTGAAGAAGCGCTGGGTGTGATCGATCATCTGCTGACGCTGCACCCTGCCGCATCAGATGCCTGGATGCGTCGAGGCATCTTGCTCAGTCACCTGGGCCGGCATGAAGAGGCGCTGGAAGCCTATGAGCGTGCTCTGACATTGAACCCCACCGACTCGGAAACGCTTGTCAATCTGGGCATTACGCTGGATAATCTGGGCCGCTTTGAAGACGCGCTGGCAGCCTACGAGCGTGCGCTCCAGATCGATCCGCTGAACGACGAGATCTTTTACAACCGAGGAATCACGCTGGAGCGTATGGACCGTCTGGAAGAGGCGGTTGAAGCCCTGGAAGAGGCTGCACGGCTCAACCCCGATCATCCCGAGGTCTGGTATGAACTGGGCTATTGTTACGATCGACTTGGGGACGACGAACGCAGCTTAGCTTGTTACGACCGGCACCTGGAGCTGGACCCCTATTCGGCCGATGCCTGGTACAACCGGGGAATTGTGCTTAACCGCATGGGGCGTTACCGTGAGGCCGTCGAGTCATACGATTATGCCATTGCTATCCAGGACGACTTCGGGTCGGCCTACTATAACCGGGGCAATGCGTTGACGAACCTGGGTGACCTGCGGGGCGCCATTGAAAGCTACCAGAAAGTGCTGGAAATTGAGGGCGGAGATGCACCCACCTTCTACAACATCGCTCTGGCCTACGAAGAGCTGCAGGAATATGAAACGGCCATTCGCTACTTCCAGCACGCGCTCGAAGAAGATCCGGCCTATGCAGAAGCCTGGTATGGTCTGGGGTATTGCTACGATGCCCTGGAGCGCTTTGAGGAGGCTGTTGCCTGCATGGAACGAGCTGTCACGCTGAAACCGGAAAGCAGTGAATTCTGGTACGCTAAAGCGGATTGCGAATACAATGCCCGGCGCCTGCAGGATGCCCTTGAGTCCTACCGTCGCGTAATCGAACTGGATCCCCAAAACCGTGATGCGTGGCTGGACTATGCCGAGACGCTGCTCGAGGCGGGTTATGCCGAAGAGGCGCTGGCAGCCTATCGTAAGGCGTTGACGCTTAACCCGGATGCCCGCGCGTACATTCGTCAGGCCCGGGCCTTACTGGCGCTGGGACGTTCTGAGGAAGGCCTCCGCTCCCTGAAAATGGCTCTCCGGTTGGATCCGTCGGCGCAGGATGAGCTTCCGGATCTATACCGGGATGCCTCCATTCGGCGGCAGCTCGGCCTGGATGGTTAA
- a CDS encoding DUF368 domain-containing protein translates to MRSSLRTVLRSFLAGLLMGTADVIPGVSGGTMALVVGIYEQLVAAVHQVFQALVLAVRGRLLDGWQHFRRIPWPFLLPLGLGIATAILSAARLILHLLATYPVQMRGLFFGLIAGSLLLPWLRLQQRTLREGLLALGGALFAFLVVGIPPRVVPDPALWQVFGAAAIAICAMILPGVSGAFLLLVLGLYEPTLRALTEYDLLYLLIFALGAATGLGLFSRVLHYLIRHHHDATMAVLVGLMAGSLRALWPWMDEMRRLQWPDTSDPVGSVLLLALGGLLIVGALTWWERRRTFHSANR, encoded by the coding sequence ATGCGATCGTCGCTACGTACCGTTCTCCGCTCTTTCCTGGCCGGGCTGTTGATGGGCACGGCCGACGTAATCCCCGGTGTCAGCGGCGGTACCATGGCTCTGGTGGTAGGCATCTACGAGCAGCTTGTGGCGGCCGTCCACCAGGTTTTTCAGGCATTGGTGCTGGCCGTTCGCGGTCGTCTGCTTGACGGCTGGCAGCACTTCCGACGGATTCCGTGGCCTTTCTTGCTGCCACTCGGATTGGGCATTGCCACGGCCATTCTCAGCGCAGCCCGGCTGATCCTGCACCTGCTCGCCACATATCCGGTGCAGATGCGCGGTCTGTTCTTCGGCCTGATTGCCGGCTCTCTCCTGCTTCCCTGGCTACGTCTGCAGCAACGCACGCTCCGCGAAGGCCTGCTGGCGCTCGGCGGTGCCCTCTTTGCTTTCCTCGTGGTAGGCATTCCACCTCGCGTGGTACCCGACCCGGCACTCTGGCAGGTCTTCGGAGCCGCTGCGATAGCCATCTGCGCCATGATCCTGCCCGGCGTCAGTGGCGCCTTCCTGTTGCTCGTGCTGGGCCTCTACGAGCCTACCCTGCGTGCACTCACGGAATACGATCTGCTTTACCTGCTAATCTTTGCCCTGGGGGCCGCAACTGGACTGGGGCTATTTTCCCGGGTGCTACATTATCTAATCCGGCACCACCATGATGCGACGATGGCTGTGCTGGTGGGGTTGATGGCTGGCTCGCTTCGGGCGCTCTGGCCCTGGATGGATGAAATGCGCCGCCTGCAATGGCCCGATACCTCTGATCCTGTAGGAAGTGTATTGCTCCTGGCTCTGGGAGGCCTGCTGATTGTTGGCGCACTGACGTGGTGGGAGCGGCGCCGGACTTTTCACTCGGCCAACCGCTGA
- a CDS encoding choice-of-anchor B family protein — MRLPPKIGLLGLLPIVALAQTVQHPLLPVTGQAVACVDGQAAGFACNSVTLLSFLPLAALDSDWTQDDTTDVVANDIWGWVDPETGRRYALVGLSNGVSVVDVTDPVQPRLVAFLPEPSRNQSHKIQPDRIVHGKASLWRDVKTYGPYALVVSDHNVGHGLQVFDLRQLRTLTRIPTLLEPVAHYLGFGTAHNVVVNEATGFAYAVGVGEHPDSLAYCDFGYHAVDLTDPQHPRFAGCFKSLLGGRVGPGYTHDAQCVVYQGPDPDYQGREICIGADETGIGILDVTDKTNVQEVATLTYSGVAYAHQGWLDEAHRYFYLGDELDEVQGWRAYQNGLQPAPPRTRTLIFDLSDLDKPRLVAEYQATTSVIDHNLFVRGNLLFQANYSAGLRVLDISNREQPVEIGFFDTYLWGNPVQFVGAWGVYPFLPDGIVLVSSIGEGLFVLRPDGGMATDYDPLPDRPPVGLSVPVPHPWRSTTQLWLRVDRPQRVRVQLLDLLGRVVQLVFQGEVAPAHPVQLTLRGNWAPGLYLVQAEGETFIDMQPVVRVR; from the coding sequence ATGCGCCTCCCGCCAAAGATAGGACTTCTCGGACTTTTGCCGATCGTGGCCCTGGCGCAGACGGTTCAGCATCCCCTGTTACCCGTAACAGGGCAGGCAGTGGCATGTGTGGATGGACAGGCGGCTGGATTTGCCTGCAACAGTGTCACGCTGCTGTCTTTTCTGCCGCTGGCTGCTCTGGATAGCGATTGGACGCAGGACGATACAACGGACGTCGTGGCTAATGATATCTGGGGCTGGGTGGATCCAGAGACCGGTCGCCGCTATGCGCTGGTAGGGTTGAGTAACGGCGTGTCGGTTGTCGACGTGACCGATCCGGTGCAGCCACGCCTGGTGGCGTTTTTGCCCGAGCCCTCGCGGAACCAATCACACAAGATACAGCCTGACCGTATAGTACATGGAAAAGCAAGCCTCTGGCGCGACGTAAAAACCTATGGCCCCTATGCGCTGGTGGTAAGCGATCATAATGTCGGGCACGGGTTACAGGTGTTTGATCTGAGGCAGCTTCGGACGCTTACCCGGATTCCTACCTTGCTGGAGCCGGTGGCACACTATCTTGGCTTTGGCACGGCCCACAACGTGGTGGTGAACGAAGCAACCGGTTTTGCCTATGCGGTAGGTGTGGGAGAGCATCCCGATTCGCTGGCGTACTGTGACTTCGGCTATCATGCGGTGGACCTGACGGACCCACAGCATCCCCGCTTTGCCGGATGCTTCAAGTCTCTGCTGGGTGGGCGTGTAGGACCAGGCTACACGCACGACGCGCAGTGTGTGGTGTATCAGGGCCCCGATCCGGATTATCAGGGCCGCGAAATTTGCATCGGCGCTGATGAGACGGGGATCGGTATTCTGGATGTGACAGACAAGACAAACGTGCAGGAGGTGGCCACCCTCACCTATTCCGGCGTGGCCTACGCACATCAGGGCTGGCTCGACGAGGCGCATCGTTATTTCTATCTGGGTGATGAGCTGGATGAAGTGCAGGGATGGCGGGCCTATCAGAACGGATTGCAGCCGGCTCCTCCGCGCACGCGGACGCTGATTTTCGACTTGTCCGATCTGGATAAACCGCGTCTGGTAGCTGAGTACCAGGCGACCACGTCGGTCATTGATCACAACCTGTTCGTACGCGGCAACCTGCTCTTTCAGGCGAATTATTCGGCAGGACTTCGGGTGCTGGACATATCGAATCGGGAGCAGCCGGTGGAGATCGGCTTTTTCGATACGTATCTGTGGGGCAATCCAGTTCAATTTGTCGGGGCCTGGGGCGTGTATCCGTTTCTGCCGGATGGTATCGTGCTGGTCAGCAGCATCGGGGAGGGACTATTCGTGCTGCGACCAGACGGGGGGATGGCTACGGATTACGATCCGTTACCTGACAGACCACCGGTGGGGCTTTCGGTACCGGTGCCACATCCCTGGCGTTCGACGACACAGCTCTGGCTTCGGGTAGATCGGCCGCAGCGTGTTCGGGTACAATTGCTGGATCTGCTGGGGCGTGTGGTACAGCTTGTCTTCCAGGGCGAGGTAGCTCCGGCCCACCCTGTGCAGCTCACGCTACGTGGCAACTGGGCTCCAGGCCTTTATCTGGTGCAGGCCGAAGGCGAAACCTTCATCGACATGCAGCCGGTGGTACGGGTACGCTGA
- a CDS encoding SDR family NAD(P)-dependent oxidoreductase: protein MDLQNRVVFITGASSGIGWACAEAFARLGARLLLCARRLERLQHLAEHLQRTYRVDVHFFALDVREAAAVQQAIENLPETWQAIEVLVNNAGLARALDPVYANQIEDIDLMVDTNIKGLLYVTRAVVPGMLARGRGHVINIGSTAGHEVYPGGTVYCATKHAVGAITRGLKLDLHGTPIRVSTVDPGMVGETEFSLVRFAGDAKRAARVYEGTRPLTPADVAEAVVWCATRPPHVNVAEVILMPTDQSSATLIARRAHASP from the coding sequence ATGGATTTACAGAATCGCGTCGTTTTCATTACCGGAGCCTCTTCCGGAATTGGTTGGGCCTGTGCGGAGGCGTTTGCCCGCCTCGGTGCCCGGTTGCTGCTCTGTGCCCGGCGGCTGGAGCGGTTACAACACCTGGCTGAACACCTGCAGCGCACCTACAGGGTCGACGTCCACTTCTTCGCGCTGGACGTGCGCGAGGCCGCGGCGGTGCAGCAAGCTATAGAAAATCTTCCGGAAACCTGGCAGGCTATTGAAGTGCTGGTCAATAATGCCGGTCTGGCGCGCGCGCTCGATCCGGTCTATGCCAACCAGATCGAAGACATCGACCTGATGGTGGATACCAACATCAAGGGCCTGCTCTACGTCACGCGAGCGGTGGTTCCTGGCATGCTGGCTCGGGGCCGTGGCCATGTGATCAACATTGGCTCAACTGCTGGTCACGAAGTCTATCCGGGCGGAACGGTTTACTGTGCCACCAAGCATGCTGTGGGTGCCATCACCCGTGGGCTGAAGCTGGATCTGCACGGTACCCCGATTCGGGTTTCGACGGTCGACCCGGGGATGGTTGGCGAGACGGAATTCAGCCTGGTGCGCTTTGCAGGCGATGCCAAACGGGCCGCCCGTGTCTATGAGGGCACCCGTCCCCTGACACCAGCCGACGTGGCCGAAGCCGTGGTCTGGTGCGCTACCCGACCGCCTCATGTCAACGTTGCTGAGGTTATCTTGATGCCAACGGATCAATCCTCGGCGACTCTGATTGCACGACGTGCGCATGCGTCGCCATAG
- a CDS encoding OmpA family protein → MRRHSYGLLLLVCSLLASGCLTQRTLVEQQAARIAQLQDSLAVLHDSLAFYDYIDSGRYDQDMRMLREMLDRLRYELAVCQDGGLRLAVELADDLFAPASATLTDQGRKRLDALVERLQRFPDHRIRIEGYADSVPIGDRLKDRFPSNWELAAARAAAVARYFIGTHGIDPERIEVVSYGPTRPIGPNNTAEGRRLNRRVVIRALPNKSP, encoded by the coding sequence ATGCGTCGCCATAGTTACGGTCTGCTGCTGCTCGTGTGCAGCCTACTGGCAAGCGGCTGCCTCACGCAACGGACGCTGGTCGAGCAACAGGCAGCTCGAATTGCCCAGCTACAGGACTCACTGGCCGTCCTGCATGATTCACTGGCTTTTTACGACTACATCGATTCCGGCCGCTACGACCAGGATATGCGCATGCTGCGCGAAATGCTTGACCGCCTGCGCTATGAACTGGCTGTTTGCCAGGACGGTGGGCTGCGTCTGGCCGTCGAGCTGGCCGACGATCTGTTTGCTCCGGCCAGCGCCACGCTGACCGACCAGGGACGAAAGCGGTTGGATGCGCTGGTAGAACGACTACAACGGTTTCCAGACCACCGAATTCGCATTGAAGGCTATGCCGACAGCGTGCCGATTGGTGACCGTCTGAAAGACCGCTTCCCAAGTAACTGGGAGCTGGCGGCTGCACGAGCAGCCGCTGTAGCCCGATACTTCATCGGGACTCATGGCATCGATCCAGAACGTATTGAGGTAGTTTCCTATGGTCCCACGCGCCCGATTGGCCCTAACAACACGGCCGAAGGCCGCCGACTCAACCGTCGCGTGGTCATTCGGGCGCTTCCCAATAAGTCGCCGTAG
- the pgeF gene encoding peptidoglycan editing factor PgeF, with product MSQATSIAQGSTTETVCWLRPAFTEYFPELLAGFSLRHGGVSLAPFATLNLGMSTGDRPEHVQENRRRLAEAVGFEVERLTLAGQVHGAKVRVVHASGLYPGYDALVTKADHLILGITAADCAVVLLYDPAHRVLAACHAGWRGTVGGVVAATVAAMQELEARPDSIWAYVSPCIGLTHFEVGEEVAAQFEPEVVHRRPEWPRPHVDLKQAVVRRLQQVGIPETHIEVAPQDTAACTAQFFSYRAEQGRTGRMLGFIGRRV from the coding sequence ATGTCGCAAGCAACGTCGATCGCTCAAGGCTCAACTACGGAAACCGTCTGCTGGCTTCGGCCGGCTTTTACCGAGTATTTCCCTGAGCTACTTGCAGGGTTTAGTCTGCGGCATGGTGGGGTTAGCTTGGCTCCCTTTGCTACGCTGAATCTTGGGATGAGCACGGGCGATCGGCCGGAGCATGTGCAGGAGAACCGACGGCGGCTGGCTGAGGCTGTGGGCTTTGAAGTGGAACGGCTCACGCTGGCCGGACAGGTGCACGGAGCGAAAGTGCGGGTAGTGCACGCGTCCGGCTTGTATCCGGGCTACGATGCCCTGGTGACAAAGGCAGATCATCTGATACTGGGCATTACAGCAGCCGACTGTGCTGTGGTGCTGCTATACGATCCAGCGCATCGAGTGCTGGCTGCCTGTCATGCCGGCTGGCGGGGTACGGTGGGTGGCGTTGTGGCGGCGACTGTAGCGGCTATGCAAGAGCTGGAGGCACGTCCAGATTCGATATGGGCGTACGTGAGCCCCTGCATTGGGCTAACACACTTTGAGGTAGGCGAAGAAGTAGCCGCGCAGTTTGAGCCGGAGGTCGTGCACCGACGGCCGGAGTGGCCCCGTCCTCATGTCGACCTGAAGCAGGCCGTTGTACGGCGCTTGCAGCAAGTGGGCATTCCGGAGACGCATATCGAAGTGGCCCCCCAGGACACGGCCGCCTGTACTGCACAGTTCTTTTCCTATCGGGCTGAGCAGGGACGGACGGGACGTATGCTGGGATTTATCGGCCGACGTGTGTGA
- the tenA gene encoding thiaminase II: MSAEIKLPDFPLAPPSSLFARLRQAVAEDWLAYTQHPFVQQLGAGTLPEAAFRHYLIQDYRFLIHFARAWALALVKADTLEDMRHAADTITAILHDEMQLHVRTCSRWGLSEAELEDAPEARANLAYTRYVLERGFSGDVLDLQVALAPCIVGYAEIGRALHARFAETLPQNPYRDWIETYAGEAYQQVAQHAILQLDRLATRRLTEARFPELVETFRQATRLEIAFWEMSLSQQL; the protein is encoded by the coding sequence ATGTCCGCAGAAATCAAGCTACCCGACTTTCCGCTGGCACCGCCTTCCAGCCTGTTCGCCCGCTTACGCCAGGCGGTTGCTGAAGACTGGCTGGCCTACACACAACATCCCTTCGTGCAACAACTGGGTGCGGGGACCTTGCCCGAGGCTGCCTTCCGCCACTACCTGATTCAGGACTATCGGTTTCTGATACACTTTGCACGGGCCTGGGCACTGGCCCTGGTCAAAGCCGACACGCTCGAAGATATGCGCCATGCGGCCGACACGATCACGGCCATCTTGCACGATGAAATGCAACTACATGTGCGCACCTGCAGCCGCTGGGGACTGAGCGAAGCCGAACTGGAAGATGCCCCCGAAGCCCGGGCCAACCTGGCTTACACACGCTACGTGTTGGAACGAGGCTTTTCAGGGGATGTGCTCGACCTACAGGTGGCCCTGGCTCCTTGCATTGTCGGATATGCCGAAATCGGTCGGGCACTCCATGCTCGGTTTGCCGAAACGCTGCCGCAGAATCCCTACCGCGACTGGATCGAAACCTATGCTGGCGAAGCCTATCAGCAGGTAGCCCAACATGCCATTTTGCAATTGGATCGACTGGCCACCCGCCGCCTGACCGAGGCACGTTTTCCCGAACTGGTGGAAACCTTCCGTCAGGCCACACGCCTGGAGATCGCCTTCTGGGAGATGAGTCTGTCACAGCAATTGTAA
- a CDS encoding transporter has translation MRYTHRLFVFLILMVWSAYAQTPALTTDRPGIGVGSGVVPRATLQFEGGFAYERAPHFNGYSFGQTLVRYGLTPLVELRMGFPSYRIEHYRRNVEQTGFEDPLVGFKVALRGSANLRVPSMAILFELRLPVGNRDFQAPSTQPIATLALDWPLFPQLSLSSNGTVMSYWIAGRRTDEGLLTVTLNVTLSEVLPSTVYFGYAQRFIPGQNQHYLESGLALLLTPDLQFDINSGIGLHQQGHYFIGAGLVRRFWFR, from the coding sequence ATGCGGTACACGCACAGGCTATTTGTATTCCTGATACTTATGGTATGGTCGGCTTATGCCCAAACGCCGGCATTGACCACCGATCGGCCGGGTATTGGTGTAGGTTCGGGCGTCGTTCCCCGTGCAACCTTGCAATTTGAAGGTGGCTTTGCCTACGAGCGGGCGCCGCACTTTAATGGCTACAGCTTCGGCCAAACACTCGTGCGTTATGGGCTAACTCCGCTGGTGGAGCTCCGTATGGGGTTCCCATCCTACCGGATCGAGCACTATCGGCGCAATGTGGAGCAGACAGGATTCGAGGACCCTCTGGTAGGCTTTAAAGTAGCGCTGCGCGGCAGCGCGAATCTACGGGTTCCTTCGATGGCGATCTTGTTCGAGCTGCGCCTGCCTGTAGGCAACCGGGACTTTCAGGCACCCTCCACACAACCCATCGCCACGCTGGCGCTTGACTGGCCGTTGTTCCCCCAGCTTAGCCTTTCTTCCAACGGTACCGTTATGAGTTACTGGATTGCAGGCCGCCGCACCGATGAGGGACTGCTAACAGTTACGCTGAACGTCACGTTATCGGAGGTGTTGCCTTCGACAGTCTACTTCGGCTATGCCCAACGGTTTATCCCGGGCCAGAATCAACACTACCTGGAAAGTGGACTGGCATTGCTGCTCACACCGGACCTTCAATTTGATATAAACAGCGGAATTGGGCTGCATCAACAGGGGCATTATTTTATCGGGGCCGGGCTGGTTCGACGTTTCTGGTTTCGATGA
- a CDS encoding shikimate dehydrogenase, which yields MTIRATTRPIVLLGDPVAHSFSPLIHNTGFRIQRLDYVYLACRVSRGALPDAVAGLRALGFAGANVTIPHKEAMLALVDQCTPRAQAIGAINTVICHTDAQGAVTLTGDNTDVIGFLEPLRPLADRLTGAEMVVLGAGGAARAVVYALLTEFRPSRLTIVARTRTRAEMLAINLAACDIRQALQIVSWNEATPVIRRARLIVNATPLGMHPHVEVSPWPRPSDFSPGQIVYDLVYNPVQTRLLREAADRGALTIDGLTMLIGQAAAAYQQWTGQELPRQAVQAALQPLLQG from the coding sequence ATTACGATTCGGGCCACCACACGCCCCATTGTTCTACTGGGGGATCCAGTAGCGCATTCCTTTTCGCCCCTCATCCACAATACAGGATTTCGGATTCAGCGTCTGGATTACGTTTATCTGGCCTGCCGCGTCTCTCGTGGGGCATTACCTGACGCCGTAGCCGGGCTACGAGCGCTTGGCTTTGCAGGTGCCAATGTAACGATTCCACACAAAGAAGCGATGCTGGCCCTAGTAGATCAGTGTACCCCACGCGCCCAGGCTATAGGCGCAATCAACACGGTGATCTGCCATACCGATGCGCAGGGTGCTGTAACGCTCACTGGCGACAATACGGACGTTATAGGATTTCTGGAGCCACTGCGTCCACTGGCAGATCGCCTGACCGGCGCCGAAATGGTGGTGCTGGGAGCCGGTGGTGCGGCCCGTGCCGTTGTGTATGCCCTTCTTACGGAGTTCCGGCCATCGCGCCTGACAATTGTAGCTCGCACACGCACACGGGCAGAAATGCTGGCCATCAATCTTGCGGCCTGCGACATACGTCAGGCGTTGCAGATTGTCTCCTGGAACGAAGCAACTCCGGTTATCCGGCGTGCCCGCCTGATCGTGAATGCCACACCGTTAGGCATGCATCCGCATGTTGAGGTTTCCCCCTGGCCCCGGCCCAGCGATTTTTCGCCGGGACAGATCGTCTACGATCTGGTATACAATCCGGTACAAACGCGCCTGTTGCGTGAAGCCGCTGATCGAGGCGCCCTGACCATCGACGGACTGACCATGCTGATCGGCCAGGCGGCCGCTGCCTACCAACAGTGGACCGGACAGGAGCTCCCGCGCCAGGCGGTTCAGGCGGCGCTGCAACCCCTGCTTCAGGGCTGA